Below is a genomic region from Deinococcus koreensis.
CGCGTAGCCCACCATGTCCAGCACGGCGCCGCCGCCAATGGCGAGCACGTAGGCGTGGCGGTCGATGCCGTGGGCGTGGATCGCCTCGTGCACACGCTCGACCATGCCCGGATCGCGCTTGACCTGTTCTCCACCGGGCACGCTCAGGGGCGGGGCCACCAGCCACAGGGCGTCGTCGTGTGCGGCGAAGTAGGCGCTGATCTGTGCCGCCAACTCCGGGAACGCTGCGAGCACTCCATCGTCCACCACGCACAGCACTTTGGCGCGCTCTCCCCCGCCCGCAGCCAGCGTGCCCCGCAGCAGGGGCTGAGCCGGGTCGAACAGCCCCTCGCAGAAGTGGACGGGGTAGCGGAAGGTCACCGGTACGACCTGCTGGATGGTGCGGCTCATGGTGTCCCACCCGAGGGCCACGGGCGCCTGAAATTTCTCTCTCGCATCCGGCTATCCTGCGCCCACACGCATAAAAGGAACGCTAAGCGCCTTAAGCCGCCTTCATGGAGCCCCCACGGAACCCTGGGAAACCGCGCGGCGGCCTACCCTTGCGCGCATCCGGCACCCGTGCTACTATCCCTCCTGCACTGGAAACGGTGCGCCACAGCGCTTCAGCGCACAGTATTCGGCAGTAGCTCAGTGGCAGAGCGTTCGACTGTTAATCGAATGGTCGCTGGTTCGACCCCAGCCTGCCGAGCCAGACACAGACCCCCGCCCCGCGCGGGGGTCGTTGTTTATCGGTCTTCCCTGGGCGACCTCATCAAGGTGACTTGAATGAAGTCAGGGTGAAGGTCAAACTGAGAGATCGCATCCCAGACGATCCTGGAAATCATTCAATATGGAGTGATTTAAAAATCCAGGAGGTACGGTATGAGTGATCGCAAGGACACAGGTGCTCAGGTCTCCCCCTCGTTCGGCCGACGGGACGCCCTGAGGCTGCTCGGCGCAGTGGGAGCGGTGACCGCCGCCGCGCCGCTGGCCCGGGGGCAGGCGACACCCGCCGCGCCCGCAACGCCAGCCAATCCGGCCGATACTGGGCCCATGAACGGGAACGGCTTCTACCGGCAGAAGATCGGCGACATGACGGTCACGGTCGTCAGCGACGGCACGGCCCCGCTGGCCGCGCTGCTGCCCACCTGGGGCGCCAATCCGGATCGGCAGGCGGAATTTACCGCCACGCTGGCGGAATACAGCGTGCCGGCCGCGAACACGGTGAACCACTTCAACCCGGTGCTGATCGAGATCGGCGGCAAGCGCACGCTTCTGGACACCGGACGCGGCGGCGCGAACGGACAGCTGGTCGCCAACCTGCGTCGGGCCGGAGTCGATCCGGCCAGCATCGAGACGGTCTTCATCACCCACGGACACGGGGATCATATCGGCGGGATCACCACGAACGGTCAGCTCACCTTCGCGAACGCGCGGCACGTCATGGGCGCCGCCGAGTTCCAGTTCTGGACGACCCAGGCGACCCCCAACGACGCGGTGAAAAACAACCTGATCGCGCAGAAGGACAAGTTCACGCTGATCCAGCCGGGTGCCGAGATCACCGCAGGTCTGACCAGCGTCGCCACGCCGGGGCACACGCTGAACCACCAGAGCGTCCTGGCCCAGAGCGGCGGCCAGGGCATCATGGTGCTGGGCGACGCTGGAGGGCACTTCCTGCTCTCCCTCAAGCACCAGGGCGCCTATGTGGGCTTCGACACCGACGGCGCGCAGGCCGCCCAGACGCGCCAGACCGTCTTCTCGCGGATCGTGGACGAGAAGCTGTGGGTCACGGGCTACCACTTCCCCTTCCAGGCGATCGGACACCTGCGGCGGCTGGCGGCCGGTTCCTTCGAGTACGAGCCGACGGTGTGGAACTGGAGCTGACCTGAAGCGTGAGGAAGGAGGCGGGCCACCTTGAGCGGCCCGCCTCCTCATCTCGTGCGGGTCAGATCGCCTGGACGTCGAACTCCAGGCCCAGATCCCGCACCTCGTCGTTGGGGTTCTGTCCGGCGACCAGCCCGTAGGCCGCGTTCCCGGCACTCAGCCAGGTGTCCATGACCCGGCGCAGGTCGTCCAGCGTGACGGCGAGCAGGCGGGCCTTGTACGCCTCCTGCACCTCGGGCGTGTATCCGGCCTGATCGCCGAAGAAGCGCAGGCGGCCCGCCGTATCGGGGCTGGTCAGCGGATCGAGGATCTTGCTGGACGACAGGATCGCCTCGGTCAGCTCGCGTTCGCCCAGATCGGTGTCCAGGAAGGCGCGGGCGTCCCGGAAGACCTCGAAGGTGCGGCGGACGTTCGGGTCGCGGTAGGAACTCATGGAAAAGACGCCCTCGCGGGTGTCGAAACTGGCGCCGCCCCCGTAGGCCCCGCCCTTCTCGCGGATCTCCTTGAGCAGGTAGTTGCTCCTCAGCAGCCGCGAGAGCACCAGCAGCGCCGGGCTGTCGGGGTGCGTGTAGGGCACGGTTCTGAAGGCGACCGCGTTGTAGGCCACGGGGGAATCGGTGGTGCGCGCCTGCGGGCGCTTCGCGGCCAGTTCCGGGTGCGGGCGCCCGACCGGCGCGTCGCCCTGGAAGGCGGCGGTGACCGGCTGCAGGTCGAGGCCCAGGTCGTCCGGGGTGGCGGTCAGGCACAGCACCGGCGTGCCGGCCAGCACGAGCTGACGCACCCGCTCCAGGCGCGCGAGCAGATCGTCCAGCCCGCCGCCCTCGACGATCTCTCTGAGGGCCGCCAGCGCGCTCAGGCCGCTGAACTGCTCGGTGATGAGCCCGGCCGGGCTGACCTGCGCGGCGGCCAGCCGCTCGGCGTAGGCGTTGCCGCTCTGCAGCACGCTGGCCTTCAGGCCTGCCAGACGCTGCTTGAGCAGCTGCTCCAGCCGGTCACGGGTGAATTCCGGCGTCTGGATCACGCTCCGCAGCACCTCCACCAGCGCGGGGGCGTTGCGGGCCAGCGCCTTGCCGGAGAAGGTCAGGCTCAGCCGCAGGGCCGCGAGGTCGTCCGGACGGGTGCCCACGCCCACCGAGGCGCTGATGCCGCCGGTCACGGCCTCGATGCGGCGGGCCAGCGCCGCGTAGTCCAGCCCCGCCGCGCCGCTGCGGGTGACCGCGAAGGCGTAGAGCGGCAGGGTGCCCAGCAGGTCGGCGGGCACCTCGGGCAGGCGGATCTGCACGTCCAGATAGGTCAGGCCGCCGGTGGGCTGGGGCACCCGGGCGACCGTGGCGCGCCCAGGGTGCTCGGTGCCGTACTCCACGCGCGCCACACGGGGCGGCACGTCGGACAGCGCCAGCGTGGGCAGCACGTCTGGGTCGCTCTCCTGCCCCTGCAGCTCCTTGAGGCGCAGGCTCTCGGCCACGATCCGGGCGCGGTCGTCGTCGGTGAAGTCGGCGCTCAGGCGCTCTACCAGGGCCTGCTCGTCGGCCTCGGCGCGCTCGGCCAGCCCGGGATCGGGGGCGAGTTCCAGCGTGACGCGGTGGGGGTTGGCCAGCAGCTCGCGCTCGATCATCGGCTCGAAGACCGGCCCGGCCGCCAGATCGGCGCGCAGCTTCTCCAGCTCGGCGTCCAGCCGCAGCCCGGTCAGGGGATCGCCGCCGTAGAGCCATGGCCCCAGCAGCCGGAACATGACCTGCAGGGCGTAGGGGTAGCCCGAGTTGCTGACCTCCTTCTGCCCGATCTCGAACTGGTGCAGGCTGCTCTGGATGAGTTCCGGGTCGATGCCCTGCTCAGCGATACCGCGCAGGGTCTCGAGCACCATCGCCTCGACCTCGTCCGCCTTGCCGGCGGGCAGGCCCTTGAGCCCCGCCGCGAAGGCGCCCTCGCGGAACGAATCCCGGTAGCCGCTGAGGTCGGCCAGGCCCGCGCCCAGCCCGGACTCGATCAGCGGTCTCGTCAGGGGCGCGGCCGGATTGCCCAGCAGCACGTCGCTCAGCACGCTCCAGCGCAATCCCGCGTCGGCGTTGCTGGTGTGGCCCAGCTTCCAGGCCACGCTCACCTGGGCGCCGCGCTCGGTGTCGGAGCCCGGGTAGGTGACGGTCTCGCGCCGGGGCTCGGGGAAGGCCGGCTGATCGGGAATGGAGACGTCCAGCACCTGCGGAGAGAAGCGGCTCATGACGTGCGCCTCGATCTCGTCCAGGATGCGCGCGAGCGGCAGCTTGCCGTAGGTGTAGAAAAAGGCGTTGCTGGGGTGGTAGTGCGCCGCGTGGAAGGCCCGCAGCTGCTCGTAGCTCAGCCCTGGGATGTCCGAGGGCGCCCCGCCGGAGTTGTTGGCGTAGGTCAGATCCGGGTACAGCGCCTTGCCGAAGGCCCGCCACATCACGGCGCCGGGCGCGGCCATCGCCCCCTTCATCTCGTTGTAGACCACGCCCTGCAGCTTCAGGTCGCTCTTGGGGTCGTCCGGGGTGGCGAATTCGAAGCGGTGGCCGTCCTGCCGGAACGACTCGTAGCGCATCAGCGGGAAGAAGGTGGCGTCCAGATAGACCGAGAGCAGGTTGAAGAAGTCCTGCTCGTTGCGGGTCGAGAAGGGGTAGGTCGTCCAGTCGTTGCTGGTCATGGCGTTCATGAAGGTGTTCAGTGACCGGGGCAGCATGGCGAAGAAGGGGTCGGCCACCGGATACTTCTGGCTGCCCATCAGGACGATGTGCTCCAGGATGTGCGCCACGCCGGTCGAGTCGCGCGGCACGGTCGGGAAGGTCACCCCGAAGGCGGAGTTGTCGTCGTCACGGATCACGTGCGCGTGGCGCGTGCCCAGGTCGTGGCTCAGCAGGATCAGCGTGCCCTGCATCTCGGGCAGGGCCTCGACGCGCTCGACGGTGTAGCGGCCCAGCGATTCGCCCACGCGGGGCAGGGCGGGTGCGGTGGAGGTCATGGGGCGAGTGTAAAGCAGCCTTCCAGGGATGAATGCTCCAGGCCGCACAGGGATCGCCCGGTGGAGTCGTCCAGCGTGGCGGCCCGCTCAGACCCCACGCGGATAGAGGCACTCGGGGAGGGCCCTGGCCACCTCCTGAGCTTCCGATACCTGCCAGGGCTCGAGCCCCCTGGAAAAGTTGATACGCCGGAAGAGGCGTTCCATCCCTCGACTCACCGCCGACTGCTCCCGACCGCGAAGCGCGCGGGCCTACCACGTCACGGTACTCGTGGAGCCGCGAAGCAGACGGTGGCGCCCTGGCCGGACACGTCGGCGTCTACCCCAGATCCGCCGCGCCAGTCAAAATCCTGCACTCCTCTGCTCCCTGGGGGCCTCGGATGAGCCGCGCCGAGAGGGGCTGGGGGTCGGAGGGGCTGGGGGCCGGGCCGCCCGCCGCCGGCGCCCACCCACTCCAGCCCGCCTCTCCACCGAATCCCGGCATCCACCCCCCTCCGCTCCGACTAATCATCCCTCCCTCACCGGACTCTCCTGACCTTCCGCGTACACTGCCGGGTATGTCATCCCCGCCTCTCTTGCACCTGTCGGGCCGTCCTCTGGGACGCGCGGCGCTGGCCCTGCTGCTGGGCGTGTCCCTGGCGGCCTGTGGCCAGCAGGTCACGGGCACCTCGGCGAGCACCGGCAAGGACGTGCTGTACTTCGCCGACTCGCCCACCGGCCTGCCCCCCATGTACGTGAACGAGACTTACACGGCCACCTTGCCCGTGGCCGGCGGTGTGGGTCCCTACACCCTGAGGGTGACCGGCGGAACCCTGCCCCCCGGCCTGAGCCTGAACGGATCGGCCCGGCAGCTGAGCGGGAAGCCCACCAAGACCGGCACCTACAAGTTCACGCTGGAGGTCACGGACTCCACCCTGAGCACCAAGACCAACGAGTACACCGTGAACGTGCAGGAGTTGCCCCCCCTGGCCCTCACGCCGACCCTGCCGACCGGCGAGATCCGCGGCGAGACCCGCATCCCGCTGACCATCACGGCCCCGCGGGGTGCGCGCGCCGCCCACCTGAGCTGGGAACTGCCGGAGAACGTCAAGGTGACCCGTATCCAGAGCGCCGAACAGGGCGGGCTGCTGTTCTGGCGCCAGGAAGGCCGCATGGTGCTGCTCGACGTGGGCTTCAAGACGGTGCCCCGCAGCGGATCGCGCATCGCCCTGATCAGCGTGAAGCCCAGCAAGGCCGCCACGCTGACGGCCGCCAAGTTGACCTTCGAGGCGCGTGACGCCGAGGGCAGGGTCGTGGGCGCTCCGCCGCCCGCCGTGTCCACCCCGACGGCCCCGACCGCGCCGGCGGCCCCTGCCACGCCGGCTGCCCCAGCGCCCACCAACACGGCGCCGGCCACCGCGCCCGCTCCCGCAGCACCGGCCACGGCCCCAGCCACAGCGCCCCCCACCGAGGGTGAGCCCCCCAACCCGCCCAGCAGCACGCCACCCGGGCCGGGAGGTGCGCCATGAACGCCCGGCTGCGTGCCCTGACGCTGGCTGCGCTGCTCCCCCTGGCGCTGGCGCCCGCAGCTCAGGCGACCACCGCCCCGCCCCTGACCCTGGAACAGCAGGCCAGGAAGGCGGACGTGATCGTGCGCGCCACCCTGGGCGCGGTCACGAACGTCACCGAGGGCGGGGTGAGCTATCAGGTCTACCCGCTGACCATCACGGAAACGCTGGTCGGAGACGCGGCCAGCCTCCCGCAGTCGGGGGGCCGTCCCGCCCTGTTCTTCCTGCAGGGGCTGGCCGACCTGCCCGCCCTGACGACCGGCCAGGACGTGATCGCGCTGCTGTATGCCCGGCGGCTCGACAGCCCGCTGGTGGGCTTCAACCAGGGGCTCTACCCGGTCACGAACGGCGCCGTGAAGGCCAAGACCGCCGCCGGGGCCGATATCACCGACCCCGCCAAGCTGCGGGACGCGATCCGCGCCGCCCGGGAGGCCAGATGAAACGCACCCTGATCCGCAGTGGCCTGCTGGTGGGCACGCTGCTGGCGAGCGCCACGCTCTCGCTGGCAGACGCCGCGACCATCAAGCTGCGCCCCCAGGGCGCGGCCCTGACCAAAGTCGTGCAGGACGCGGTGGCCGCGCTGAGCACCAGGGACGTGCCGGTCACGCTGGACACCCGCAGCGGCCCCCTGCTGCTGCTGGGCGGCAGCGGCGCGAGCAACGCCCCCTTCAGCCCGGACGTCGCGGCGCGGGTGGTCACGGTGGGCGCCGAACGCCGGATCGAGTTCAACCCGCAGGGGCCGTTGCCGCTGGCGGAAGCGGTGCGGGCCGAGCTGGCGCGTGAGCTGGGGCTGAGCGCCTGGACGGCCGAGGCCGCCCGCACCCGCCTGGGCGGCGCCGACCTGAACGGCGACGGCAAGATCACGCTGGCCGACCTGGCGATCCTGATGGGCAACTACGGCAAGCCCGGCGCCCTGGCCGGCGACCTGAACCAGGATCAGAAGGTGGACGACGCCGATCTGAGGCTGTTCAGCGCCCAGTATCGGCCCAGCGAGCCGGTGACCACGCCCGCGCCGGCAGCCCCGGCCCCAGCCGCTCCGGCTCCGACCGCGCCGTCACCTGCCGCGCCGTCACCTGCCGCGCCGACCCCGGCCGCGCCAGCTCCTGCCGCCCCCCCGGTGACGCCGTCGCCGGCCCCCACCCCACCCGGGCCGACGCCGCCCACTCCGCCCAACCCGTGAGGGGGCCCGGCCCGGCGCACTCGCCCCGTACACTCCTGCCATGACCCCTCCATCCGACGACACCACCATCGATCTGCAGGACTTCCTCAAGCTGCGCGGGCTGGTCGAGACCGGCGGCGAGGCGAAGTTCCGCGTGCAGGGCGGTGAGGTGCGCCTGAACGGCGAGGTCGAGACCCGGCGCCGGCGCAAGCTGCGGCGCGGCGACATCGTGGAATACGCCGGGCAGCGCCTGAAGGTGGACTGGTAGGTGGCCTACGGCGAGGCGGTCGAGGAGTTCCGGCGCCGCAAGGACGAGCACTTCGCGGCCGGCAGGGGCCCGGTCTCGCCCGAGACGTTCCGGGGGCTGAGCTACTACCCGCCCGATCCCACCTGGGTGTTCCAGGTCGAGCTGGAGGCCGGGCCGGAGTCGCAAACGGCGTTCACGCTGGACACCAACACCGGCGACACCCGCACCATGACCCGCTTCGGCAGTGTGACCCTGGACTTACCGGAGGGCCCCCAGACCCTCAGCGTCT
It encodes:
- a CDS encoding Ig domain-containing protein, with translation MSSPPLLHLSGRPLGRAALALLLGVSLAACGQQVTGTSASTGKDVLYFADSPTGLPPMYVNETYTATLPVAGGVGPYTLRVTGGTLPPGLSLNGSARQLSGKPTKTGTYKFTLEVTDSTLSTKTNEYTVNVQELPPLALTPTLPTGEIRGETRIPLTITAPRGARAAHLSWELPENVKVTRIQSAEQGGLLFWRQEGRMVLLDVGFKTVPRSGSRIALISVKPSKAATLTAAKLTFEARDAEGRVVGAPPPAVSTPTAPTAPAAPATPAAPAPTNTAPATAPAPAAPATAPATAPPTEGEPPNPPSSTPPGPGGAP
- a CDS encoding DUF1684 domain-containing protein, whose protein sequence is MAYGEAVEEFRRRKDEHFAAGRGPVSPETFRGLSYYPPDPTWVFQVELEAGPESQTAFTLDTNTGDTRTMTRFGSVTLDLPEGPQTLSVFAPLGEERPQRVFIPFRDATSGSETYAAGRYLDAPLSPGPNGLEVQVDFNLAYHPYCAYGEGWTCPLPPLENRLAGAVRAGERLTPERS
- a CDS encoding MBL fold metallo-hydrolase, with the protein product MSDRKDTGAQVSPSFGRRDALRLLGAVGAVTAAAPLARGQATPAAPATPANPADTGPMNGNGFYRQKIGDMTVTVVSDGTAPLAALLPTWGANPDRQAEFTATLAEYSVPAANTVNHFNPVLIEIGGKRTLLDTGRGGANGQLVANLRRAGVDPASIETVFITHGHGDHIGGITTNGQLTFANARHVMGAAEFQFWTTQATPNDAVKNNLIAQKDKFTLIQPGAEITAGLTSVATPGHTLNHQSVLAQSGGQGIMVLGDAGGHFLLSLKHQGAYVGFDTDGAQAAQTRQTVFSRIVDEKLWVTGYHFPFQAIGHLRRLAAGSFEYEPTVWNWS
- a CDS encoding RNA-binding S4 domain-containing protein, coding for MTPPSDDTTIDLQDFLKLRGLVETGGEAKFRVQGGEVRLNGEVETRRRRKLRRGDIVEYAGQRLKVDW
- a CDS encoding insulinase family protein; translated protein: MTSTAPALPRVGESLGRYTVERVEALPEMQGTLILLSHDLGTRHAHVIRDDDNSAFGVTFPTVPRDSTGVAHILEHIVLMGSQKYPVADPFFAMLPRSLNTFMNAMTSNDWTTYPFSTRNEQDFFNLLSVYLDATFFPLMRYESFRQDGHRFEFATPDDPKSDLKLQGVVYNEMKGAMAAPGAVMWRAFGKALYPDLTYANNSGGAPSDIPGLSYEQLRAFHAAHYHPSNAFFYTYGKLPLARILDEIEAHVMSRFSPQVLDVSIPDQPAFPEPRRETVTYPGSDTERGAQVSVAWKLGHTSNADAGLRWSVLSDVLLGNPAAPLTRPLIESGLGAGLADLSGYRDSFREGAFAAGLKGLPAGKADEVEAMVLETLRGIAEQGIDPELIQSSLHQFEIGQKEVSNSGYPYALQVMFRLLGPWLYGGDPLTGLRLDAELEKLRADLAAGPVFEPMIERELLANPHRVTLELAPDPGLAERAEADEQALVERLSADFTDDDRARIVAESLRLKELQGQESDPDVLPTLALSDVPPRVARVEYGTEHPGRATVARVPQPTGGLTYLDVQIRLPEVPADLLGTLPLYAFAVTRSGAAGLDYAALARRIEAVTGGISASVGVGTRPDDLAALRLSLTFSGKALARNAPALVEVLRSVIQTPEFTRDRLEQLLKQRLAGLKASVLQSGNAYAERLAAAQVSPAGLITEQFSGLSALAALREIVEGGGLDDLLARLERVRQLVLAGTPVLCLTATPDDLGLDLQPVTAAFQGDAPVGRPHPELAAKRPQARTTDSPVAYNAVAFRTVPYTHPDSPALLVLSRLLRSNYLLKEIREKGGAYGGGASFDTREGVFSMSSYRDPNVRRTFEVFRDARAFLDTDLGERELTEAILSSSKILDPLTSPDTAGRLRFFGDQAGYTPEVQEAYKARLLAVTLDDLRRVMDTWLSAGNAAYGLVAGQNPNDEVRDLGLEFDVQAI